Proteins co-encoded in one Nicotiana sylvestris chromosome 7, ASM39365v2, whole genome shotgun sequence genomic window:
- the LOC138874033 gene encoding uncharacterized protein, whose translation MSEKSTIANTPVSKNISATVEHSSTVSTGDLQNIQASYRLIGKNYVKWSQLVRTFLKGKGKLGHLLGIRPSKEDPKFNAWDEHDSMVMSWLWNSILPEISDTVMFLNTAKEIWDAVKETYSKVHDASRIYKIKTKLSATKQGARSVTEYSNLLQGLWQEMDHYQCIQMRCTDDAVILKRFIEKERIYDFFAGLNAEFDVVRVQILEKEDLPSLNKTMAIIRTEEGWRSVMLETQINEGLALMTKGTNKKESEVSQLESTIKPASSF comes from the coding sequence ATGTCCGAAAAGAGTACTATTGCGAATACTCCAGTCTCTAAAAATATTTCTGCCACTGTAGAGCATAGCTCTACAGTTTCAACTGGAGATTTACAAAATATTCAAGCCTCTTATCGGTTGATTGggaaaaattatgtaaaatggtCTCAGCTTGTTCGTACCTTTCTAAAAGGTAAAGGGAAATTAGGACATCTCCTCGGTATCAGACCATCCAAAGAAGACCCCAAGTTTAATGCATGGGATGAACATGATTCAATGGTGATGTCATGGTTATGGAACTCCATTCTTCCAGAAATTAGTGATACTGTTATGTTTCTGAATACTGCTAAGGAAATTTGGGATGCAGTGAAAGAGACATACTCTAAAGTTCATGATGCTTCCaggatttataaaataaaaacaaaattatctgCAACAAAACAGGGAGCTCGATCTGTCACTGAATATTCTAACCTTTTACAGGGGTTATGGCAAGAGATGGATCACTATCAATGCATTCAAATGCGTTGCACAGACGATGCTGTAATTTTGAAAAGATTTATTGAAAAAGAAAGGATTTATGATTTTTTTGCAGGGCTAAATGCAGAGTTTGATGTTGTACGAGTGCAAATTTTAGAGAAAGAAGATCTGCCATCATTGAATAAGACTATGGCCATTATACGGACAGAGGAAGGATGGAGGAGTGTTATGCTTGAAACTCAAATAAATGAAGGATTAGCTCTTATGACAAAAGGgacaaataaaaaggaatctgaAGTTTCACAGTTGGAGAGCACCATCAAGCCCGCAAGTTCATTCTAA